The genomic DNA TGGTGATGCAATCGGTCAGGGCAATACCCAGCAGGCCGCGGTATTCGCGGACCCAGCAATCGAGGGCGGCGATCTGGCTGTCGATCAGGCGCGGCCCGAGTTGCTGGTGGGCCATGATCCATTCGTGGGCCATGGTGCCGAGCGGCTTCATGCCGAATTCGCGGGCCAGGTGCACGTTGCTGGTGCCGACGAAACGGCCGGGGAAGTCGTGTTTGAGTACGCTGACCACTTCTTCCTGCACGCGGTACGAGAAGCGCCGACGCGTGCCGAAATCCGCCACTTGCAGCTCGGACAATTCGTCGCTGCCGGCATTGGCCGTCAGCCAGTCGAACTTGCGGTACAGCTGCTCACGGGCCTGTTCGAGAATCACGGTCTGGTAGCGGTAGCGGTTACGCACTTCGCTGACGATGGCCAGCATTGGCACTTCAAACAGAATCACATGCAACCACGGGCCGCGCAGGCGGATGAATAACTCACCGTTTTCGATGCCGGTCTGCACGTAGCGCAGGTTGAAGCGGAACAGGCCCAGGAAACGCAGGAAATCCGGCTTCATGAAGCTGATGCGCTCAAGGAAACCCAGCTGGTCAGGGCTCAGGCTCAGCTCGGCGAGGCGCTCGATCTGGTAGCGGATTTCCGCCAGGTACGGGCGCAGGTCTTCGCTGTTGCGGCAACGAAACTCCCATTCAACTTCCACGTTCGGGTAGTTGTGCAGCACCGCCTGCATCATGGTCAGCTTGTAGAAGTCGGTGTCGAGCAAGTTCTGCACGATGCGATCGGCAAACACACTCTCGCTCATAACGGGAATCTCCAGACGGGTCGGCGATGGGCGCCGGCCTTTACGCACAATTAAGGAATGGCGCTAGTGGCGCATAGGCGAGGGGTGGTTTGCCAGTGATTTTTTCAGTGCAGCCACCGGCCTCATCGCAGGCAAGCCAGCTCCCACAGGTGAAATGCATGCCAAAGGTGGGAGCTGGCTTGCCTGCGATGGCGGTATTCCAGGCGCTAAATCACCTGTTCCATCATCCATTTCACAAACTCCTTCACCTTCGGCACCTCCGCCGAATGCTCGGGGTAAGCCAGGTAATAAGCATCCTGGCTCGGCATTGCATGCTGCCAGGGGATCACCAATTTGCCGTCCGCCAATTCTTCTTCCACCAAAAAGCGCGGTAACAGCGCCACCCCACAGCCCACCTGCGCCGCACGAATGCACATATAAAAGGTGTCGAAGCGCGGCCCGTGGTAGCTGTGCTCGGTCTGGTAACCCTGACTGGCGAACCAGTCGTGCCAGCCCTGTGGGCGCGAGGCGTTTTGCAGCAGCACCAGGTTGCTCAGTTGC from Pseudomonas tolaasii NCPPB 2192 includes the following:
- the pncB gene encoding nicotinate phosphoribosyltransferase encodes the protein MSESVFADRIVQNLLDTDFYKLTMMQAVLHNYPNVEVEWEFRCRNSEDLRPYLAEIRYQIERLAELSLSPDQLGFLERISFMKPDFLRFLGLFRFNLRYVQTGIENGELFIRLRGPWLHVILFEVPMLAIVSEVRNRYRYQTVILEQAREQLYRKFDWLTANAGSDELSELQVADFGTRRRFSYRVQEEVVSVLKHDFPGRFVGTSNVHLAREFGMKPLGTMAHEWIMAHQQLGPRLIDSQIAALDCWVREYRGLLGIALTDCITTDAFLGDFDLYFAKLFDGLRHDSGDPVQWAEKAIAHYHKLGIEPMSKTLVFSDSLTLPKALEIFRALRGRINVSFGIGTNLTCDIPGVEPMSIVLKMTACNGQPVAKISDEAGKTHCTDPNFVAYLRHVFKVPALSSKE